The genomic region CTTCCAATTTTGTGTTCCCTCCCTACTGCTAGCCAGAGGGAAATTTATCCTTttatatacttttaaaaaaaaaaagccaacaaaccTCTATCTATCTCAGTCTCTAGCCTTATTTGAATACTAATTCCTCTATACACACCTGAAAGTTTCAAAACACCATGAGAGATTGAAAGGAGAAGTTGCTGAGAAATCCGTAGGTATCCGAATGTGTACAGCAGAGTAGGAAGTCAGGTCAGCTGAATGCTTCTTGGGATATAGATACTTCTAAGGGGTGGTTTTTCCACATAGTTTTTGGACTATCAAACTAAAGTCTGCAATAGCCAGAAGCCTGCTTACATTTTAATGcatattaattaaaaactgTACAACAGCATTTAGTGTTCATGAAGATGATTGTTACGCTTTTGGCATTTTTAGGAAAGCACATCAAGCTTTAAAGTAGAATAAGACTACTGTCTTTCAGTACCTAGACTTTGTGCTCATGAAGTACAAAAAACCACAGACATTTTCCTCATTGTCTGCTTTTGCCTTGTGTTCTCCCCTCAGGTATGGCCCATTTCCTGTTCCCTCGGAGCTACCTTTGGCTATATGGCTGGTCTGATTATTGCACCTCTGTGGATACACTGGAACCGGAAGCAGCTTACATACAAAAGCAGATAACTGGAGCAAAAAGAGACAAGGTATTTCTTTGTGCAGATTCCATACAGACTGTGCAAAAGTTGGGGGTTTTTaagagatatatatatatatatatatagtcaAAGCAGAAGACTGTCCAAATGCAGTTAGAGTATTTCAGGCCAAGCATCTCCACTCAGTAAAATCACATAGATGCCATTTCAGCATGGTGCAGTTTTTGCTTCCTCTAGACTGTGTAACCCTGAGAGATTGTACCTTCCAGtctgaataaaatatttgtaacaGATGTGGTGGCTTCTTATTACAAGTTCGTTGAGTTTGATTTTATTCCTCTGGATTTCACTGGTTGTAGAAGGCAGAAACGTAGGTTTAACTTTCAAACCTGGAACAAATTCACTATGTACTTAATGCATTGTATTTAAAATCAGTAGAATTTCACAGTAAGCCTGGCCATTGTAAAATGTCTCTCACGTGATCAAACAGCAGTTTATGCATCTTGAGCCTATTCTCTTCTTCACTGTGTGTTTCTTTGGAGTTAGAATGGCTATAATAGCTTCATCAAAAACAGTCTTCAGTCCTTTCTGTGTTAAAGCTGAACACTCCACGTAACAGTAGGCTCCTATCTGTCAAGAAAATAAGTTAATTCAATAGCAGTACGTCTCAGCTGTTCAATTCCATCTGAgcacttctgcttttttttctccccccatAGCAACATTGCAATGTTTGGCTGCAATCTAAAACAAGTTATCTGAATGTGCACCCCCTGtaggagaaaataatatttatctTTTGTCCAAAGATCTGGAAGGTATTTAAGTTGGTTTGTTTCTGTGGGAAAGAAGTAAGTTCTCTACATTGGCAGTGGAGGCCTAAGATATGGTTGATAATTAAAGagcaaaaaataattacattacTCATTTGTGTTTCAAAAATAAATGCTCTGTAAGTGTCCTCATAAGCATTATCCACACAGTAGTTACAGTGGTAGTATAACATTCTCAAATAATGTCTAAAAGATGCTTCCAACATTTTGCTTGAGCAggaaaggtcccttccaacctccaCCAGTCTGTGGATTTTAATTATCTTTGAGTAATATTTATATAGCTTGTATAGCTTTTACAAGTGTCTACACTGAAAATTAGAACTGTTACTGACAAGAAAGTGTAATTACATAGGTCTACTCATTAATGTAAGTAAGTGTTGTTAACTGGTAAGCAGTCACAAGATTCCATATGTGGACTGCTAAAAGATATGCAAAAAGTGGTAAAGGAAGACAAAGTAGAAATAggggtgttttgttgttttgttctttgttaCTTGGTTTCATTTAGGAGTATCCAGTTTACCTCTTTTGCTAACTTCTGTCCTTGCTCCACAGATACGGGCTTCTCTTTCATATCATTCAGTCTTGCCAGAGTTTTTGGGTCATCACGGAGATCAATCTAGCAAGAAAGATTGAAGTCATGCTGGAATACTTTCTCTAAACAAAAGTCAGCAGGCAATATGATACCCTCTTTTTAAAGGAGAATCATTCAATCGAATATTATCACTATAAAAATGGAGTCATGTCATGATTCAGATTGTGGACCCTTCCTGATTCAAGAGCCCTCAATTTAAGTTGTGAACCTTTAATCTAGAAGGAAGAAACATTTATTCTGTAATTCAGTACTTCAATTAGATGCGATCATCTTCAAACACCAAATGCAGTGGCAGAAAGATTAACCCATAGGTAACACCAACATGTGAGTCACTTCATAAATGAAGCCCAGTCCACTACCCATgagaagcaagaggaaattgtctcatttctccccttttcctttgCTTCAGCAAATATTGCATGTGACTAATAGTTGTAAACCCAAGAAATTCCAGTAACATGGGCATGAGCAGACAATTTTATTGAATAAGTCCCGTGACTTTTTAGAAAGTCACGTGGGAGACATGCGGCTCATCTTGCCACCGTGTTTACAATGGACATAAGTTTTTTAACAAAATGGGGATAGCTCATTGGAGAACAGCACGTATCTGTGTTTTTCTGCCACCTGTAAGGGTTGTTCCTCCAAAGGCAGAAAGAGTTGCTGCTCAGGTCCTGTTGGGCCTCAACTTTGAGCCCAGAGAAAAGGCACCATACACTGATCCTAATTGTTTAAATAAAAGTAGAACAGAACCAAATATACCTGTGTTCCTACTAGTAAAAAGGGAACATTAGGTGCATATTCCTTCAACTCCGGTACCCATTCTTCCTTCACATTTTGAAATGAAGCAGGGTTTACCACTGAGAAGCAGATAAGGAAGACATCGGTCATAGGGTAAGATAAAGGTCTCAGACGATCATAGTCTTCCTAAGGAAGAAAAATTCTGTTATCTGCAATATTAAACTGTTGCCTGTATTTTAACAGTTATATTCAGAAACTGTATTTGTATTTCATGAAGGTTGTTGAGGCAAACTTTCTGAATGTTTAAAACTATTCCAAGTTGGTTAGTGTCGCTGTTAGAGCAAAATTTATATATGAAGATAACTATATGTGaatgtaaatattttgaaaaatgtgttAATACTGATAGAAACTTGCTTCTCTATGAGAATATACAGAAGATTACCATTCAAAAAGTTttcacttcaggaaaaaaacaaaaggcttAT from Agelaius phoeniceus isolate bAgePho1 chromosome 3, bAgePho1.hap1, whole genome shotgun sequence harbors:
- the RHOQ gene encoding rho-related GTP-binding protein RhoQ isoform X4, with protein sequence MAHGSAAVMLKCVVVGDGAVGKTCLLMSYANDAFPEEYVPTVFDHYAVSVTVGGKQYLLGLYDTAGQEDYDRLRPLSYPMTDVFLICFSVVNPASFQNVKEEWVPELKEYAPNVPFLLVGTQIDLRDDPKTLARLNDMKEKPVSVEQGQKLAKEIGAYCYVECSALTQKGLKTVFDEAIIAILTPKKHTVKKRIGSRCINCCLIT
- the RHOQ gene encoding rho-related GTP-binding protein RhoQ isoform X5 — its product is MAHGSAAVMLKCVVVGDGAVGKTCLLMSYANDAFPEEYVPTVFDHYAVSVTVGGKQYLLGLYDTAGQEDYDRLRPLSYPMTDVFLICFSVVNPASFQNVKEEWVPELKEYAPNVPFLLVGTQIDLRDDPKTLARLNDMKEKPVSVEQGQKLAKEEPTVTWSVQL